From a single Raphanus sativus cultivar WK10039 chromosome 3, ASM80110v3, whole genome shotgun sequence genomic region:
- the LOC130509058 gene encoding uncharacterized protein At2g39910-like has protein sequence MSNTTSTDLHSRLLRVSEPIAETLRRTQYTPQANSKVSPKDILLSLLPNTSPPPRLLDEEQSLATIKSLALACALLSSSRSSAHELLSWIPESLSVAGESAFSEISRDYYSGENKRLVIELLPVVLPELKDGIEGSSSMGKDGDGEDDVSAAAMARKPVGYAILASHQLMWFVTQVDKPNLAKVCNLVVPCVLTALDHWSPDVKRQGMISFVHIAKTMSSGDLGSYGDVVLDACCQNIASDDEIWVHVVELSVLLVTKLHPNNPRSSWHERIMNEMLGHLERQPRNKERRIAWLTFVEPLLNSLGLFLLAHLRRFFPLFFQWMHSDDAETVLLVLERVETVVRLTWIRNSPVFTRLVDELVSLYKESSMRKERDEIRRLILRILKLLRECKRLQFESAWSQYQEDPNLSMVGEYICGLALSDSREPIIVSEV, from the exons ATGTCAAACACAACCTCTACTGACCTCCATAGCCGTCTTCTCCG AGTATCAGAACCAATAGCAGAGACTCTCAGACGAACTCAGTACACACCGCAAGCGAACAGCAAAGTATCACCCAAAGACATACTCTTGTCTCTGTTACCAAACacttctcctcctcctcgaCTACTGGATGAAGAACAGAGTCTCGCTACGATCAAAAGCCTCGCACTTGCTTGCGCcctcctctcttcttctcgATCCTCTGCTCACGAACTCCTCTCGTGGATCCCCGAAAGCCTCTCCGTCGCAGGGGAGTCAGCTTTTTCAGAGATCTCGCGTGATTATTATTCCGGTGAGAACAAGAGGTTGGTGATTGAGTTGTTGCCGGTTGTTTTGCCGGAGCTGAAAGATGGAATCGAAGGGAGCAGCTCAATGGGTAAGGACGGTGATGGAGAGGATGATGTTTCAGCTGCTGCTATGGCGAGAAAGCCAGTTGGTTACGCCATCTTGGCTTCTCACCAGCTCATGTGGTTTGTGACTCAG GTCGATAAACCGAATCTGGCGAAAGTTTGCAACTTGGTGGTTCCATGTGTTTTGACAGCACTTGACCATTGGTCTCCTGATGTCAAA AGACAGGGTATGATAAGTTTTGTGCACATTGCTAAAACTATGAGTTCAGGTGACCTCGGTTCGTATGGAGATGTGGTTCTTGATGCGTGTTGCCAGAACATAGCTTCTGATGACGAGATTTGGGTTCATGTAGTGGAGTTATCTGTGCTCCTTGTCACTAAACTGCATCCTAATAATCCTCGTAGCTCATG GCACGAGAGGATCATGAATGAGATGCTTGGTCATCTAGAACGTCAACCAAGAAACAAAGAGAGACGTATAGCTTGGTTAACATTCGTTGAGCCACTCTTAAACTCTTTGGGGCTTTTCTTGCTTGCTCATTTGCGACGGTTCTTCCCTCTTTTCTTCCAGTGGATGCATTCAGATGATGCCGAAACCGTTTTGTTG GTTCTTGAGAGAGTGGAGACGGTTGTGAGGTTGACATGGATTAGAAACTCGCCTGTGTTCACAAG ATTGGTGGATGAGCTTGTTTCCTTGTACAAAGAGTCATCCATGCGTAAGGAGCGTGACGAGATTAGACGGCTTATCCTCCGTATCTTGAAGCTACTCCGCGA GTGCAAAAGGTTACAGTTTGAGTCAGCGTGGAGCCAGTATCAGGAGGATCCAAACCTGAGCATGGTTGGTGAATACATATGTGGACTAGCTCTTTCTGACTCGAGAGAGCCTATCATTGTCTCAGAGGTTTAG